A single window of Coleofasciculus sp. FACHB-1120 DNA harbors:
- the larE gene encoding ATP-dependent sacrificial sulfur transferase LarE — translation MIKQKLEQLKTLFAEMDRALIAYSGGVDSTLVAKIAYDVLGDRALAVTAVSPSLLPEELEDAQIQAAAIGIAHQVIQTHEMDNPNYTSNPVNRCYFCKSELHDNLKPLALQLGYPYVVDGVNADDLGDYRPGIQAAKERGARSPLAELGITKAEVRQLSQHLGLSWWDKPAQPCLSSRFPYGEEITVSKLQRVGRAEIYLRKLGLKNLRVRSEGDTARIELPSEQIKEFVVTTDLPTLVSAFQEFGFIYVTLDLEGYRSGKLNQVLPLAVKA, via the coding sequence ATGATAAAGCAGAAACTTGAGCAACTAAAAACCCTCTTTGCAGAAATGGATCGGGCATTAATTGCCTATTCTGGGGGCGTCGATAGTACCTTGGTTGCCAAGATTGCTTACGACGTTTTGGGCGATCGCGCTTTAGCCGTCACCGCCGTTTCTCCTTCCCTCCTCCCAGAAGAACTCGAAGACGCCCAAATCCAAGCAGCAGCGATTGGAATTGCCCATCAAGTGATACAGACGCACGAAATGGACAATCCCAATTACACCTCGAATCCTGTCAACCGCTGCTATTTTTGTAAAAGCGAACTCCACGACAACCTCAAACCCCTGGCACTTCAACTGGGTTATCCCTACGTTGTAGATGGCGTCAACGCTGACGATTTGGGGGATTATCGTCCGGGAATTCAAGCAGCAAAAGAGAGGGGTGCGCGATCGCCTTTAGCAGAATTAGGCATTACCAAAGCTGAAGTCCGCCAACTTTCTCAACACCTCGGACTTTCCTGGTGGGATAAACCCGCCCAACCTTGCCTGAGTTCCCGCTTCCCCTACGGCGAAGAAATCACCGTCAGCAAGCTGCAACGAGTCGGACGCGCCGAAATCTATCTGCGTAAATTAGGGTTAAAAAATCTCCGCGTTCGTTCCGAAGGTGACACCGCCAGAATCGAGTTACCGTCAGAACAAATTAAAGAATTTGTTGTCACCACCGATTTACCCACCCTGGTTTCCGCCTTTCAAGAATTCGGCTTTATTTACGTCACCCTCGATTTAGAAGGCTACCGCAGCGGCAAACTCAATCAGGTGTTACCGCTGGCAGTAAAAGCCTAA
- a CDS encoding SAM-dependent methyltransferase produces the protein MGLKLESVILWGRSLAEYIKMFNLTPDDLQLNILDCAGGPASFNIEMTRLGYNVISCDPIYQFTNHEIEERIQKTYQKVIEGLQADLDSYVWQEIQSPEDLGQIRMSAMQQFLEDFPQGIQQGRYLTPELPVLPFKTRQFDLALCSHLLFTYSDFFSEDFHLASIVELCRVAAEVRIFPLLNISGEVSSVLQPMMKELKAQGYSLEIKPVAYEFQKGGNQMLQIKSVV, from the coding sequence ATGGGATTAAAACTTGAAAGCGTCATTCTTTGGGGGCGTTCCCTGGCAGAATACATCAAGATGTTCAACTTAACGCCTGACGACCTCCAGTTAAACATTCTAGATTGTGCCGGTGGCCCTGCCAGCTTCAATATTGAGATGACGCGCCTAGGCTACAACGTCATCTCCTGCGATCCGATATATCAGTTTACCAACCACGAAATCGAAGAGCGTATCCAGAAAACTTACCAAAAAGTTATCGAGGGACTCCAAGCCGATCTCGATAGCTACGTTTGGCAGGAGATCCAGTCACCAGAGGATTTGGGGCAAATTCGGATGTCAGCCATGCAGCAATTTTTAGAAGATTTTCCACAAGGAATTCAACAAGGACGCTATTTAACCCCTGAGTTACCTGTTTTACCCTTCAAGACTCGGCAGTTCGATTTAGCCTTATGCAGTCACTTGTTGTTCACCTATTCGGATTTTTTCTCAGAAGACTTTCACCTCGCCTCGATTGTGGAATTGTGCCGCGTTGCTGCTGAGGTACGGATTTTTCCCCTATTAAATATTTCCGGAGAAGTGTCGTCAGTCCTTCAGCCAATGATGAAGGAATTAAAAGCGCAAGGCTACAGTCTAGAAATCAAGCCAGTAGCCTACGAATTCCAAAAAGGCGGTAATCAAATGTTGCAGATAAAGTCAGTCGTGTAA
- a CDS encoding histidine kinase: protein MATPCHILVEDNPVIIYASRNGSPKKVLPILNRFLEKFWQERETCGEYCDTPGCLVAQILVRFGYEICEDDFSNLRVGVSFDPAVEYLYCVSLDYKVSIWVPEVSYRDNPSLGLQGCRQDLVLSTI from the coding sequence ATGGCTACCCCCTGTCACATTCTTGTAGAAGACAACCCGGTCATCATCTATGCTTCCCGGAATGGCAGCCCTAAAAAAGTTTTGCCTATCCTCAATCGCTTTCTAGAGAAGTTTTGGCAAGAGAGAGAAACCTGCGGAGAATACTGCGATACGCCTGGGTGCTTAGTGGCTCAGATTCTGGTTCGCTTTGGCTACGAGATATGCGAAGATGATTTTTCTAACCTGCGAGTGGGAGTGAGTTTCGACCCAGCAGTGGAATATCTCTACTGTGTTTCTTTGGATTACAAAGTGAGTATCTGGGTTCCAGAGGTGTCCTACCGCGATAATCCCTCTTTGGGACTGCAAGGCTGTCGCCAGGACTTAGTTTTGAGTACTATCTAA
- the ffh gene encoding signal recognition particle protein, which yields MFDALSERLESAWKSLRGQDKISQSNIQDALKEVRRALLEADVNLQVVKDFIADVETKAQGAEVVSGVRPDQQFIKIVYDELVQVMGDTNVPLASVDKPPTIVLMAGLQGTGKTTATAKLALYLRKQNRSTLLVATDIYRPAAIDQLVTLGQQIEVPVFEIGTNANPVEIARQGVERAKADGIDTVIIDTAGRLQIDQDMMAELARIKQTVQPHETLLVVDAMTGQEAANLTRTFHEQIGITGAILTKLDGDSRGGAALSVRRISGQPIKFVGVGEKVEALQPFYPERMASRILGMGDVISFVEKAQEEIDLADAEKMQEKMLSAKFDFSDFLKQMRLLKNMGSLGGILKMIPGMNKISDEQLRQGETQLKRAESMINSMTKEERQNPDLLAKSPSRRRRIARGAGYQETDVSKLVTDFTKMRTVMQQMGQGGFPGMPGMGGMPGMGGGNRPSQAGWRGYAQGSPGKKKKKEKKKKGFGTL from the coding sequence ATGTTCGACGCACTTTCTGAACGCTTAGAATCTGCCTGGAAAAGCCTGCGGGGTCAGGACAAAATTTCCCAATCCAACATTCAAGATGCCCTGAAGGAGGTTCGTCGCGCTTTATTAGAGGCGGATGTCAATCTCCAGGTCGTCAAAGATTTTATTGCCGATGTTGAAACCAAGGCACAGGGAGCCGAAGTTGTTTCTGGAGTGCGCCCCGACCAGCAGTTCATCAAAATTGTCTACGATGAGCTAGTCCAGGTGATGGGGGATACCAACGTCCCCCTGGCTTCAGTAGATAAGCCTCCCACGATTGTACTGATGGCTGGGTTGCAGGGAACGGGTAAAACCACAGCCACAGCAAAGCTAGCTTTGTACCTACGCAAGCAAAATCGCAGTACCTTGCTAGTCGCAACTGATATCTATCGCCCAGCCGCCATCGATCAGCTGGTGACGCTAGGGCAGCAAATCGAGGTGCCAGTGTTTGAAATCGGCACCAATGCTAACCCGGTAGAGATTGCACGGCAAGGGGTTGAGCGAGCCAAGGCAGACGGCATCGATACAGTGATTATTGATACCGCCGGACGCCTCCAGATTGACCAGGACATGATGGCGGAATTAGCCCGCATCAAGCAAACCGTCCAGCCGCACGAGACGCTGCTGGTGGTCGATGCCATGACCGGGCAAGAAGCGGCGAACCTCACCCGGACTTTCCACGAACAAATCGGGATCACGGGTGCCATTTTAACGAAGCTGGATGGCGATAGTCGCGGCGGTGCAGCCCTATCAGTGCGACGGATTTCCGGTCAGCCGATTAAATTTGTTGGCGTCGGGGAAAAAGTCGAGGCGCTGCAACCGTTTTATCCAGAGCGCATGGCTTCCCGAATTCTGGGCATGGGAGACGTGATCTCCTTTGTGGAGAAAGCCCAGGAGGAAATAGACCTGGCAGATGCCGAGAAGATGCAGGAAAAAATGCTCTCGGCTAAGTTTGACTTCAGCGATTTTCTCAAGCAGATGCGGCTGCTGAAGAATATGGGTTCGCTGGGGGGCATCCTGAAGATGATTCCAGGGATGAATAAGATTTCCGACGAACAGCTGCGCCAAGGAGAAACCCAGCTAAAGCGGGCTGAGTCGATGATTAATTCCATGACGAAGGAAGAACGCCAAAACCCAGACTTATTGGCGAAGTCTCCTAGCCGCCGTCGCCGGATTGCTCGCGGTGCTGGCTATCAGGAGACAGATGTCAGCAAGCTGGTAACTGATTTCACAAAAATGAGAACCGTCATGCAACAAATGGGTCAGGGCGGTTTCCCCGGTATGCCCGGAATGGGCGGTATGCCCGGAATGGGTGGTGGTAATCGTCCTTCCCAAGCCGGTTGGCGGGGCTATGCCCAAGGAAGCCCCGGCAAGAAAAAGAAAAAGGAGAAAAAGAAGAAAGGCTTCGGCACTCTCTAG